A portion of the Lolium rigidum isolate FL_2022 chromosome 1, APGP_CSIRO_Lrig_0.1, whole genome shotgun sequence genome contains these proteins:
- the LOC124651436 gene encoding collagen alpha-1(I) chain-like yields the protein METDGEAISAVQDVDQYYADDDDFDDLYNDVNVGDGFFNSSHQPPPLPQNPLPPPPPPTQQNQPHQLPPPPPPPPPQPQQQPMAPPHSLPPPPPLAPPLQQKVHISGMPAPPPTLPPTPATLPPPPPVPARPAPPPSRHHQIQQGGDGFHHQGGSFGNGGAAGSGEGMTLFVGDLHWWTTDADLEAELSKYGLVKEVRFFDEKASGKSKGFCHVDFFDLDAVSACKKGMNGHLFHGRPCVVDFSSPNAARRMGEWQGKNHQSSMAAQTPPMQPKGGRGPGGAGGPPVAGNQSVGRVGGPGGGNLGRPVGGMMNRGPVGNMRNRMGPTGGRGIMGNGGMAAPPPPMMPPGGMMAQGFDPTCYGPMGRMGAGFGGFPGVPGSGPFPGLMQPFPPVVAPHVNPAFFGRGGMGPGGAGMWPDPTMGGWGGDEQASYGDDAASDQQYEEGGSRVKERPPEREWSGAPERRRPRENDMPAQDWPEKRHHDEQGMGRDRDRNHDRDRERDRDRERERDRHKDDRDRYNDHHRHRERDSERNEDWNRGRSSGMHSRSREADHSKRRRNDT from the coding sequence ATGGAGACCGACGGCGAGGCCATCTCCGCCGTGCAGGACGTCGACCAGTACTACGCTGATGACGATGACTTCGACGACCTCTACAACGACGTCAACGTCGGCGACGGGTTCTTCAACTCCTCCCACCAGCCGCCGCCTCTTCCCCAGAatccgcttccgccgccgccgccgccgacgcagcaGAACCAGCCCCaccagcttcctcctcctcctcctcctcctcctccacaaccGCAGCAGCAGCCTATGGCGCCCCCCcactccctcccgccgccgccaccgcttgcCCCGCCGCTGCAGCAGAAGGTCCACATCTCTGGAATGCCTGCGCCTCCTCCAACcctcccgccgacgccggcgaccctcccgccgccacctccgGTGCCAGCGAGACCCGCACCGCCGCCATCTCGGCACCACCAGATCCAGCAAGGAGGAGACGGGTTCCACCACCAAGGAGGCAGCTTCGGAAACGGCGGTGCGGCCGGCAGTGGTGAGGGCATGACGCTGTTCGTGGGAGACCTCCACTGGTGGACGACTGATGCGGACCTCGAGGCGGAGCTCAGCAAGTACGGATTGGTCAAGGAAGTGAGGTTCTTTGATGAAAAGGCGAGCGGGAAATCTAAGGGGTTCTGCCATGTTGATTTCTTTGACCTCGATGCCGTCTCTGCCTGCAAGAAGGGCATGAACGGACACCTGTTTCATGGCCGTCCATGTGTTgtggatttctcctcgcctaacGCTGCGCGTCGCATGGGCGAGTGGCAGGGGAAGAACCACCAGTCGTCTATGGCTGCGCAGACACCGCCAATGCAACCGAAGGGTGGGAGAGGGCCTGGTGGTGCAGGAGGCCCTCCGGTGGCTGGTAATCAAAGTGTTGGACGTGTGGGAGGACCTGGTGGTGGTAATTTGGGGAGACCTGTTGGTGGGATGATGAACAGAGGCCCTGTTGGAAATATGAGAAATCGGATGGGGCCAACAGGTGGCCGAGGGATCATGGGAAATGGAGGCATGGCTGCACCGCCACCACCAATGATGCCTCCAGGAGGAATGATGGCTCAGGGTTTTGATCCTACTTGTTATGGCCCAATGGGAAGAATGGGTGCTGGGTTTGGTGGTTTTCCTGGTGTACCAGGCTCAGGGCCTTTTCCTGGGTTGATGCAGCCATTCCCGCCGGTGGTCGCACCACATGTGAACCCTGCTTTCTTTGGAAGGGGTGGTATGGGTCCTGGCGGCGCTGGGATGTGGCCCGATCCCACCATGGGGGGTTGGGGTGGTGACGAACAAGCAAGCTATGGGGATGATGCAGCATCTGATCAACAGTATGAGGAAGGGGGAAGCCGTGTGAAAGAGAGGCCACCCGAGAGGGAGTGGTCTGGTGCACCAGAGAGGAGGCGGCCAAGGGAGAACGATATGCCAGCGCAGGATTGGCCAGAGAAGAGGCACCATGATGAGCAAGGCATGGGCCGAGACAGGGATCGTAACCATGACAGAGATAGGGAGAGAGATCGTGATAGGGAGAGGGAAAGGGATAGGCACAAGGATGACAGAGACCGCTATAACGATCATCACAGGCACAGGGAACGTGATTCTGAGCGTAATGAAGACTGGAACAGGGGAAGgtcatctgggatgcatagcaggTCGAGGGAGGCTGACCATTCTAAGCGCAGGCGCAATGACACCTGA
- the LOC124651449 gene encoding dof zinc finger protein MNB1A-like, whose protein sequence is MQEQLLHAAEPGRRPAQQFVGVDLRRPKGYAAPASTPPADPPAAKAAAAEGEPCPRCESRDTKFCYYNNYNTSQPRHFCKGCRRYWTKGGTLRSVPVGGGTRKRPASSSSSSATAVKKPTKKRRATPPEPVAASATAQDAAAKMTETTTTTTPPTEASASEITTELVVPAAAGAAEEDSFTDLLHHGDADAAAALDLGFSDYLSVGGKALGDAYSFEWPAPFDLGGACWGGAADTDPAVFMNLP, encoded by the coding sequence ATGCAGGAGCAGCTCCTCCACGCGGCCGAGCCCGGCCGCCGGCCGGCGCAGCAGTTCGTCGGCGTCGACCTCCGCCGGCCCAAGGGCTACGCCGCTCCGGCCTCGACCCCGCCGGCGGATCCTCCTGCAGCgaaggcggccgccgcggaggggGAGCCGTGCCCGCGGTGCGAGTCCAGGGACACCAAGTTCTGctactacaacaactacaacaccTCCCAGCCGCGCCACTTCTGCAAGGGCTGCCGACGCTACTGGACCAAGGGCGGCACCCTCCGCAGCGTCCCCGTCGGCGGCGGCACCCGCAAgcgccccgcctcctcctcctcctcctccgccaccgccgtcAAGAAGCCcaccaagaagcgccgcgccacgcCACCCGAGCCGGTcgccgcctccgccacggccCAAGACGCTGCCGCCAAGATGACCGAGACGACGACGACCACCACCCCACCGACCGAGGCTTCCGCGAGCGAGATCACCACGGAGCTCGTGGTCCCCGCGGCGGcgggggcagcggaggaggactccttcaccgacctcctccaccacggggacgccgacgccgccgccgcgctcgacCTCGGCTTCTCCGACTACCTCTCCGTCGGCGGCAAGGCCCTGGGCGACGCCTACTCCTTCGAGTGGCCGGCGCCGTTCGACCTGGGCGGCGCGTGCTGGGGCGGCGCCGCCGACACTGACCCGGCCGTCTTCATGAACCTCCCCTGA